In Chryseobacterium turcicum, a single window of DNA contains:
- a CDS encoding ABC transporter permease translates to MNILFKKDTWQEIYYSLRNNKLRTFLTMIGVGWGMFLYVSLLGAAKGLENGFDKLFSGFATNTIFLWAQNTSIPYDGFPKGREMNLRLSDIDLLEKKVHEVDYISPQNSRGNFGSAGEQMSRNGKYATYTLTGDSPIGNKISEKKLIFGRYLNDADLSQNKNVAVIGEEIYKNFFDAKKKEDPLGKSINVKGIFFNVIGVFRVKRGGPMENDRTVYIPLSSFSSLFNNGDKIDVFSVVSKPDAEVNEVEVKIKNVLKTKNKVSPDDTNAFGSFNLGKEFKKLTGFLDGMQLLTIIVGTLTILAGVIAISNILLITVTERTKEIGIRRALGAKPAEVRNQILLESVVITISSGLLGFMFGLLLLIGLDAWAQSNENIPLYNPTVNFGNVFSAMAIMVFLGLIIGMIPAQRAVKIRPIEALRSE, encoded by the coding sequence GTGAATATTTTATTTAAAAAAGATACATGGCAGGAAATCTATTATTCTCTTCGGAATAATAAGCTCCGCACCTTTCTCACCATGATTGGCGTAGGGTGGGGAATGTTCTTGTATGTAAGTCTCCTCGGAGCAGCAAAAGGTCTTGAAAATGGTTTTGATAAGCTTTTCTCGGGATTTGCAACCAACACAATCTTTCTTTGGGCTCAAAACACATCCATCCCTTATGACGGCTTTCCCAAAGGCAGAGAGATGAATTTGCGCCTGTCTGATATAGATTTGTTAGAGAAAAAAGTTCATGAGGTAGACTATATTTCACCTCAAAACTCACGCGGAAACTTTGGTAGTGCAGGCGAGCAAATGTCTAGAAATGGAAAATATGCAACCTATACCTTAACCGGAGATTCGCCGATTGGAAACAAAATTTCTGAGAAAAAACTGATTTTTGGAAGATATCTTAATGATGCCGATCTTTCTCAGAATAAAAATGTTGCCGTTATTGGAGAAGAGATTTATAAAAACTTTTTCGATGCCAAAAAGAAAGAAGACCCTTTGGGGAAATCGATTAATGTAAAAGGCATTTTCTTCAATGTAATTGGTGTTTTCAGAGTGAAAAGAGGCGGCCCGATGGAAAATGACCGTACAGTTTACATTCCACTTTCTTCTTTTAGCAGTTTGTTTAATAACGGCGACAAAATTGATGTTTTTTCTGTTGTGAGTAAACCTGATGCAGAAGTGAATGAGGTAGAAGTAAAGATTAAAAATGTTTTAAAAACTAAAAATAAAGTTTCACCTGATGATACCAATGCTTTCGGAAGTTTTAACCTTGGAAAAGAATTTAAAAAACTTACCGGTTTCCTTGACGGAATGCAGCTTTTAACGATTATTGTGGGAACTCTTACTATTCTTGCCGGAGTTATAGCCATTTCCAATATTCTTTTAATTACAGTTACAGAAAGAACTAAAGAAATTGGTATCAGAAGAGCTTTAGGAGCAAAACCAGCTGAAGTAAGAAATCAGATTTTGCTGGAAAGCGTTGTGATAACCATTTCGTCCGGGCTTTTAGGTTTTATGTTTGGACTTCTATTATTGATTGGATTAGATGCTTGGGCACAATCCAATGAAAATATTCCTTTGTATAACCCAACAGTCAATTTCGGAAATGTCTTCAGTGCAATGGCAATTATGGTTTTCTTAGGATTAATCATTGGGATGATTCCTGCACAGAGAGCCGTTAAAATCAGACCAATTGAAGCTTTAAGAAGTGAATAA
- a CDS encoding efflux RND transporter periplasmic adaptor subunit yields MKKKFSWKKAIYIILGIIFAGVLIMGISYLVKSNSKETEAFLTRKPKIQNMEDKVMATGKIVPKEEIEIKPNIAGIIDKILVDEGDRVEAGQLIATVRIIPNIAEVNNATQNVQNAQLQINNAKMNLSNMQTQFAMSEKLFKQGVISKQEYLTAQQQLYTQQQTLKNANQQLVTAQKSLQIVKTGAIPELQGLATTQIRSKAAGTVLEVPVKVGSQVIEANSFNAGTTICSIADLNSLIFQGEIDEAQAGKLKQGMDMKIVIGALQNKSFPGTLTMIAPKGKDQNGTIKFPVEGDVKNPNNEYIRAGFSANGEIVLKSEKNALLLDESLVQYEKKNGKDVSFVEVKQKDGKFKKVYAKLGASDGINVQILPGSGIDQNSDIKVWNPSDKDKEELKEKAKK; encoded by the coding sequence ATGAAAAAGAAATTTAGCTGGAAGAAAGCAATTTACATCATTCTCGGAATTATTTTCGCAGGAGTATTGATTATGGGAATCAGCTATTTGGTGAAATCAAATTCAAAAGAAACGGAGGCTTTCCTTACCCGAAAACCGAAAATCCAGAATATGGAAGATAAGGTGATGGCTACCGGAAAAATTGTTCCAAAAGAAGAAATTGAAATTAAACCCAATATTGCCGGAATTATCGATAAAATTTTGGTAGATGAAGGAGATAGAGTAGAAGCAGGACAATTAATTGCCACGGTGAGAATTATTCCCAACATTGCAGAAGTAAACAATGCTACACAAAACGTTCAAAATGCACAGCTTCAGATTAATAATGCTAAGATGAATCTTTCTAATATGCAGACTCAGTTTGCGATGTCTGAAAAATTATTCAAGCAAGGAGTAATTTCAAAACAAGAATATCTGACGGCTCAACAGCAGTTATATACCCAACAACAAACGCTGAAAAATGCCAATCAACAATTGGTAACTGCTCAAAAGTCTTTACAGATTGTAAAGACGGGGGCTATTCCGGAATTGCAAGGTTTGGCGACCACTCAAATTCGTTCTAAAGCTGCAGGTACCGTTCTTGAAGTTCCTGTAAAAGTAGGAAGTCAGGTAATTGAAGCGAACTCTTTCAACGCAGGAACTACAATTTGTTCGATTGCAGATTTAAATTCATTGATTTTTCAAGGTGAAATTGATGAAGCTCAAGCCGGAAAACTAAAGCAGGGAATGGATATGAAAATCGTGATTGGAGCTCTTCAGAATAAATCATTTCCGGGAACGCTTACGATGATTGCTCCTAAAGGAAAAGATCAAAACGGAACGATAAAATTCCCGGTAGAAGGTGACGTGAAAAACCCGAATAACGAATACATTAGAGCCGGATTTTCTGCCAACGGAGAAATCGTTTTAAAATCAGAAAAAAATGCATTGCTTTTGGATGAATCTTTGGTTCAGTACGAAAAGAAAAACGGAAAAGACGTTTCTTTTGTTGAAGTAAAACAAAAAGACGGAAAATTCAAAAAAGTGTATGCAAAATTGGGTGCGAGCGACGGAATTAATGTACAGATTTTACCGGGTTCTGGTATTGATCAAAACTCCGATATAAAAGTTTGGAATCCTTCAGATAAAGACAAAGAAGAATTAAAAGAAAAAGCGAAGAAATAA
- a CDS encoding ArsR/SmtB family transcription factor yields the protein MGLTKTEIFTEKQNRLATVFKVLGHPARIAILQHIINQNACICNDLVEELGLAQATISQHLKELKNIGIIKGTIEGKSVCYCIEDTIWKTIQDEIGMFFIQNPQSESCC from the coding sequence ATGGGACTTACAAAAACAGAAATTTTTACTGAAAAGCAAAACAGATTGGCAACAGTTTTTAAAGTTTTGGGTCACCCTGCAAGAATTGCAATTCTACAGCATATTATCAATCAAAATGCGTGTATCTGTAACGATTTGGTAGAAGAGTTAGGTTTAGCACAAGCTACGATTTCGCAACATTTAAAAGAGTTGAAAAATATAGGAATCATCAAAGGAACGATAGAAGGTAAGTCTGTTTGCTATTGTATTGAAGATACCATCTGGAAAACAATTCAAGATGAGATAGGAATGTTTTTCATTCAAAATCCTCAATCAGAATCATGCTGTTAA
- a CDS encoding DUF6428 family protein: MKLSKIKEILPSLENVEFQLENGTFVPEHFHVTEVGQITKKFIDCGGVIRSEKVVNFQLWNADDFEHRLKPGKLLNIIQLSEEKLGIEDSEIEVEYQSQTIGKYDLEFNGKYFVLMNKTTACLAQDACGIPSEKEKKNLSELTLNSENSCQPGSGCC, translated from the coding sequence ATGAAACTTTCAAAAATTAAAGAAATTTTACCTTCATTAGAAAATGTAGAATTTCAATTAGAAAACGGAACTTTTGTACCAGAACATTTTCACGTAACAGAAGTAGGACAAATCACTAAAAAATTTATCGATTGTGGCGGAGTAATCCGTTCAGAAAAAGTAGTGAATTTTCAGTTATGGAATGCTGATGATTTTGAGCATCGCCTAAAACCTGGAAAGCTTTTAAACATCATTCAGCTTTCAGAAGAAAAATTAGGAATAGAAGACTCCGAAATTGAAGTAGAGTATCAATCACAAACCATCGGGAAATACGATTTAGAATTTAATGGGAAATATTTTGTTTTAATGAATAAAACCACCGCTTGTCTTGCGCAGGATGCTTGCGGAATTCCTTCTGAAAAAGAAAAGAAAAATCTTTCAGAATTAACTTTAAATTCAGAAAATTCTTGCCAACCCGGAAGTGGATGTTGCTAG
- a CDS encoding low molecular weight phosphatase family protein: protein MKQEIKERCDIISKNFKEINAERKVLLEKLANHIQEKLNVGKEINLVYVCTHNSRRSHLGQIWAKMAADFYGVNVNTFSAGTEATAFNQNVINTLRTEGFQVKKLEETNNPKYDVIFGDNKSTLCFSKTIDDETLPKENFVAIMTCGDADENCPFIPGCDLRIGTTYFDPKSYDNSILQDEKYIERSNQIAMECLYVFSLIKKII, encoded by the coding sequence ATGAAACAAGAAATTAAAGAACGTTGCGATATCATCAGCAAAAATTTTAAAGAAATTAATGCTGAAAGAAAAGTTTTATTGGAAAAATTAGCCAATCATATTCAAGAGAAATTAAATGTAGGTAAGGAAATCAATTTGGTTTACGTTTGCACGCATAATTCCCGCAGAAGTCATTTGGGACAGATTTGGGCAAAAATGGCTGCCGATTTTTATGGTGTCAATGTTAATACTTTTTCTGCAGGAACTGAAGCGACTGCTTTCAATCAAAATGTCATCAATACATTGAGAACTGAGGGTTTTCAAGTAAAAAAATTAGAAGAAACGAATAATCCTAAGTATGATGTTATTTTTGGAGACAATAAATCAACTCTCTGTTTTTCAAAAACAATTGATGATGAAACTTTGCCCAAAGAAAATTTTGTTGCTATAATGACTTGTGGAGATGCAGACGAAAACTGTCCGTTTATTCCAGGTTGTGATTTGCGAATTGGGACTACTTATTTTGACCCAAAATCTTACGATAATTCTATTCTTCAGGACGAAAAATATATTGAAAGAAGCAACCAAATTGCGATGGAATGTTTATATGTTTTTTCTTTAATTAAAAAAATAATTTGA
- the arsB gene encoding ACR3 family arsenite efflux transporter, giving the protein MQPKLKFLDRYLTLWIFFAMVIGVGLGFLFPNISTITNSLSVGTTSIPLAMGLILMMYPPLAKVDYTLLPIAFNDKKVLSLSLLLNWIIGPILMFILAIVFLKNEPDYMVGLILIGLARCIAMVIVWNDLAKGNREYAALLVALNSVFQIFSYSFFVWIFINVLPQKLGLGSFNVSIPMQDVTKSVLVYLGIPFLAGFLSRYFLVKLKGVEWYHRKFIPKISPITLYALLFTIVLMFALKGDKMVELPMDVLKVAIPLVIYFVLMFFVSFFINKLMNVSYDKNASISFTATGNNFELAIAVAISVFGIHSAQAFVGVIGPLIEVPVLILLVRASLWLKKKFY; this is encoded by the coding sequence ATGCAACCCAAACTCAAATTTCTTGACCGTTATCTTACTCTGTGGATTTTCTTTGCAATGGTAATTGGAGTAGGTTTAGGATTTTTATTTCCAAATATTTCTACGATTACCAACTCGTTATCTGTAGGAACTACTAGTATTCCGCTAGCAATGGGCTTGATTTTGATGATGTATCCGCCGCTTGCAAAAGTAGATTACACTTTATTACCAATAGCTTTTAACGATAAAAAAGTATTATCACTTTCATTGTTGCTTAATTGGATTATTGGCCCAATTTTAATGTTTATTCTCGCAATTGTTTTCCTGAAAAATGAACCAGATTATATGGTTGGATTAATCTTGATTGGCTTGGCAAGATGTATTGCGATGGTAATTGTTTGGAATGATTTAGCTAAAGGAAATCGAGAATATGCTGCGCTTTTGGTGGCTTTGAACAGTGTATTCCAAATTTTCTCTTACAGCTTTTTTGTATGGATATTTATCAATGTTTTACCGCAGAAATTAGGTTTGGGAAGCTTTAACGTTTCTATACCCATGCAAGATGTAACTAAAAGTGTTTTAGTTTATCTGGGAATTCCTTTTTTAGCAGGTTTTTTATCTCGTTATTTTTTAGTGAAATTAAAAGGAGTAGAATGGTATCACCGAAAATTTATACCAAAGATTTCTCCGATTACCTTGTATGCATTATTATTTACTATTGTTTTGATGTTTGCTTTAAAGGGTGATAAAATGGTAGAACTCCCGATGGATGTTTTGAAAGTAGCAATTCCTCTTGTTATCTATTTTGTATTGATGTTTTTTGTAAGTTTTTTCATTAATAAATTGATGAATGTTTCTTATGATAAAAATGCTTCAATATCATTTACGGCTACAGGAAATAATTTTGAATTGGCAATTGCAGTGGCTATTTCTGTCTTCGGAATTCATTCTGCACAAGCTTTTGTCGGTGTTATAGGTCCTTTGATAGAAGTTCCTGTATTGATTTTGCTGGTGAGAGCTAGTTTGTGGTTAAAGAAAAAATTCTATTAA
- the glyA gene encoding serine hydroxymethyltransferase: MDIIFDLIEKERERQSHGLELIASENFVSENVMKAMGSVLTNKYAEGYPGKRYYGGCEVVDEVETLAIERAKQLFGVDYVNVQPHSGSQANAAIYLAVLKPGDKIMGMDLSMGGHLTHGSAVNFSGIQYNVVSYGVQQETGLIDYDQMREVALRERPKMLIAGFSAYSRDLDYAKFREVADEIGATLWADIAHPAGLVAKGLLNSPFEHCHVVTTTTHKTLRGPRGGMIMMGKDFENTYGHKTPKGEIKQMSQVLDGAVFPGIQGGPLEHVIAGKAIAFGEALDDQFLTYAKQVKSNAQALSKAMVDLGFDIVSGGTDNHLMLVDLRNKGVNGKETEKALVKADITCNKNMVPFDDKSPFTTSGIRLGTAAITTRGLKENDMNTIAELISEVVDNIKNEEVIADTRKKVNQLMEGKALFNY, from the coding sequence ATGGACATTATTTTTGACCTTATCGAAAAAGAAAGAGAAAGACAATCCCACGGATTAGAGCTTATTGCTTCAGAAAACTTTGTTTCTGAAAATGTAATGAAAGCAATGGGAAGTGTATTGACGAATAAATATGCAGAAGGATACCCTGGAAAAAGATATTACGGAGGTTGTGAAGTAGTAGATGAGGTTGAAACATTGGCTATCGAAAGAGCAAAGCAGCTTTTTGGTGTTGATTATGTAAATGTTCAGCCGCATTCTGGTTCTCAGGCTAACGCTGCGATTTATTTGGCAGTTTTGAAACCTGGAGACAAAATTATGGGGATGGATCTTTCTATGGGAGGTCACCTTACTCACGGTTCTGCAGTGAATTTTTCAGGAATTCAGTATAATGTAGTTTCTTACGGAGTACAGCAGGAAACTGGTTTGATTGATTATGACCAAATGAGAGAAGTGGCGTTGAGAGAAAGACCAAAAATGTTGATTGCTGGTTTCTCGGCGTATTCAAGAGATTTAGATTATGCTAAATTCAGAGAGGTTGCAGATGAAATCGGTGCTACACTTTGGGCAGATATTGCGCATCCTGCAGGTTTAGTAGCAAAAGGATTATTAAATTCTCCATTCGAGCACTGTCATGTTGTAACCACTACGACTCACAAGACGTTAAGAGGTCCAAGAGGAGGAATGATTATGATGGGGAAAGATTTTGAAAATACATACGGACACAAAACTCCAAAAGGTGAAATCAAGCAGATGAGCCAGGTTCTTGACGGAGCTGTTTTCCCAGGAATTCAGGGCGGCCCGCTAGAGCATGTGATTGCAGGGAAGGCAATTGCTTTCGGTGAAGCACTTGATGACCAATTCTTAACGTATGCAAAACAAGTTAAATCTAACGCTCAGGCTTTATCTAAAGCGATGGTAGATTTAGGTTTTGATATTGTAAGTGGTGGGACTGATAATCACTTGATGTTGGTAGACCTTAGAAATAAAGGCGTAAACGGAAAAGAAACTGAAAAAGCTTTGGTGAAAGCTGATATTACTTGTAATAAAAATATGGTTCCTTTTGATGATAAATCTCCGTTCACGACTTCGGGTATCAGATTAGGAACTGCAGCAATCACGACAAGAGGTCTTAAAGAAAATGATATGAACACGATTGCAGAATTAATTTCTGAAGTAGTAGACAATATCAAAAATGAAGAAGTAATTGCAGACACTAGAAAGAAAGTAAACCAATTAATGGAAGGAAAGGCTTTATTTAATTATTAA
- a CDS encoding regulatory protein RecX, translating into MQPDKKLFTFEETKQKLVNYCVYQDRCHAEVEQKMREFVLIPEAKDEIILYLLKENYLNEERFTRSYIRGKFYIKSWGRTKIKMHLKQKGITEKLISSCFDEIDEDDYLKTINKIYENYESKLKGLKDYQKKGKTIKYLLSRGFEYEFILQVIEN; encoded by the coding sequence ATGCAGCCCGATAAGAAACTTTTCACATTTGAAGAAACCAAACAGAAGTTGGTTAACTATTGCGTGTATCAAGACCGTTGTCATGCGGAGGTTGAGCAAAAGATGCGAGAGTTTGTTTTGATTCCTGAAGCGAAGGATGAGATTATTCTTTATCTGCTTAAAGAAAATTATCTCAATGAAGAGCGTTTTACCCGAAGCTATATTCGCGGAAAATTTTATATAAAAAGTTGGGGCAGAACGAAGATTAAGATGCATTTAAAACAAAAAGGCATTACCGAAAAACTAATTTCTAGCTGTTTTGATGAAATTGACGAAGATGATTATTTAAAAACCATCAATAAGATTTACGAAAATTACGAATCCAAATTGAAAGGGTTGAAGGACTATCAGAAAAAAGGAAAAACAATTAAATATCTTCTAAGCAGAGGCTTTGAATATGAATTTATTTTACAGGTTATAGAAAATTAA
- a CDS encoding polysaccharide biosynthesis protein, whose translation MKKLTDAFTALYNGDNIVKLTDLRYIPRWIVILIDISIVFFSIFLSYTFLDWLHVQVNFPNQSLEKRILLIGVNLFFMFVFRTYAGIVRHSTFFDLFKILLSSGSTLLTLMAINFCIGKLLGKSLYLYPTLFLYFFISVSLMFFFRMLIKQFFNILIDIKGASSKTRVAVVGVSDASVSLARAILHNPNYPYRLEGFVTKRSDSNKAVLLGNKIYNSDYFFKNKNLTKQFDALLIIKEIMSKQELEEWMTLALDNGLKVLKAPTLSKMRDSDLVGGIRQLQIEDLLNRRPIKIENEDVTKRHFNKNILVTGGAGSIGSEIVRQVAQFEPSLIVVLDQAESPLYELELELLEKYPEQKFKFVLADISNSYRLEKIFETYQFSMVYHAAAYKHVPLIEENPHEAIFVNVLGTKNVALLSKKYKVNRFVMVSTDKAVNPTNVMGASKRTAELFVQSLQNLEGNTTKFITTRFGNVLGSNGSVIPHFRKQIEKGGPITITHPDIIRYFMTIPEACELVLQAGTMGAGGEIYVFDMGEPVKILDLAKRMIKLSGFRPDVDIKIKFIGLRPGEKLYEELLSDNATTVPTHHQKIMISKDPLIAFDEIEFLCKQVIKAAVKRDKLHVVKLLKDIVPEFISNNSEFEVLDKKNLTDVSN comes from the coding sequence ATGAAAAAGCTTACTGATGCTTTTACTGCGCTGTATAATGGAGACAATATAGTTAAACTTACGGATTTAAGGTATATCCCAAGGTGGATTGTCATTCTTATAGATATTTCTATAGTATTTTTTTCAATATTTCTGTCGTATACGTTCTTAGATTGGCTACACGTACAGGTCAATTTTCCCAATCAAAGTTTAGAAAAAAGAATATTACTTATCGGGGTTAACTTATTCTTTATGTTTGTTTTTAGAACCTATGCAGGTATTGTAAGACATTCTACTTTTTTTGATTTGTTTAAGATTCTTTTGTCTTCAGGAAGCACTTTATTAACCCTAATGGCTATCAATTTTTGCATAGGGAAATTATTAGGGAAGTCGTTGTATTTGTATCCAACTTTATTTCTTTACTTTTTTATTTCTGTTTCACTGATGTTCTTCTTTAGAATGCTCATCAAACAGTTTTTTAATATTTTAATTGATATTAAAGGAGCTTCTTCAAAAACCAGAGTTGCAGTAGTAGGAGTAAGTGATGCCTCAGTTTCTTTGGCAAGAGCAATACTTCATAATCCCAATTACCCTTATCGCTTAGAGGGTTTTGTTACCAAACGATCAGACTCAAACAAGGCAGTTTTGCTGGGGAATAAAATTTATAATAGTGATTATTTTTTTAAAAATAAAAATCTAACTAAACAGTTTGATGCGCTCTTGATTATCAAAGAAATTATGTCAAAGCAAGAGCTTGAAGAATGGATGACATTGGCATTAGATAACGGATTGAAAGTTTTAAAAGCTCCTACATTGAGTAAAATGCGTGATTCTGACTTGGTGGGAGGGATTCGTCAACTTCAAATTGAAGATTTGCTAAACCGTAGGCCGATAAAGATTGAAAATGAAGATGTTACAAAAAGACATTTTAATAAAAATATTTTAGTTACTGGGGGAGCTGGTTCTATAGGTAGTGAAATTGTACGCCAAGTCGCTCAGTTTGAGCCTTCACTCATTGTTGTGCTTGATCAGGCGGAGTCTCCTTTATACGAACTGGAACTCGAATTGCTTGAAAAATACCCTGAGCAGAAATTCAAATTTGTCTTGGCAGATATTTCTAATTCTTACAGACTCGAAAAAATATTTGAAACCTATCAGTTTTCAATGGTGTATCATGCTGCTGCTTACAAACATGTTCCTTTAATAGAAGAAAATCCACATGAAGCTATTTTTGTAAATGTGTTGGGGACGAAAAATGTGGCTTTGCTTTCAAAAAAATATAAAGTAAACCGTTTTGTAATGGTTTCTACAGACAAAGCAGTAAATCCTACCAATGTAATGGGAGCTTCGAAGAGAACGGCTGAGCTTTTTGTACAGTCTTTACAGAATTTAGAAGGGAACACAACAAAATTCATTACTACCCGTTTTGGAAATGTATTAGGCTCCAACGGTTCGGTGATTCCGCATTTTAGAAAACAAATTGAAAAGGGAGGTCCTATTACCATTACCCATCCCGATATTATCAGATATTTCATGACTATTCCTGAGGCTTGCGAATTGGTTCTTCAGGCAGGAACGATGGGTGCAGGAGGCGAAATTTATGTTTTTGATATGGGAGAACCTGTTAAAATTTTAGATTTAGCCAAAAGAATGATCAAATTATCTGGCTTTAGACCAGATGTAGATATTAAAATTAAATTTATAGGGTTAAGACCGGGCGAAAAATTGTACGAAGAGCTGCTGAGTGATAATGCGACGACAGTTCCTACTCACCATCAGAAGATTATGATTTCTAAAGACCCCTTAATAGCTTTTGACGAAATTGAATTTTTATGTAAACAGGTAATAAAGGCAGCAGTAAAAAGAGATAAGTTGCACGTGGTAAAGCTGCTGAAAGATATTGTACCCGAATTTATTAGCAACAATTCCGAATTCGAAGTGCTCGATAAAAAGAATCTTACAGATGTGTCAAATTAA
- a CDS encoding polysaccharide biosynthesis/export family protein encodes MNFKKYFVYSVLGLAVFSCTPRQNINYMQDIENITLDNSIKNSRTTLQPGDQLIISVTAKDLDVVKPFNQSYSSSSEVVRYSTPSSNSVPQPTPVAGQTYIVDTDYNIVFPQIGKVNTKDENIESFRLKLTNLVGEYVKNPVIDARLINFKVSVMGEVARPGVYVVPEGNTTVLAALGLAGDLTTYGIRENVLIVRTVDGQITHHRINLNSAQFINSPYYYLKQNDMIYVQPNANREKAARVDPNTGLYISVASVIASLVIGVLALTKN; translated from the coding sequence ATGAATTTTAAAAAATATTTTGTATATAGTGTCTTAGGTCTAGCTGTGTTTTCTTGTACTCCGAGACAGAATATCAATTACATGCAAGACATTGAAAATATTACCTTAGATAATTCAATTAAAAACAGCCGTACGACATTGCAGCCCGGCGATCAGTTAATTATTTCCGTAACGGCTAAAGATTTAGATGTTGTTAAACCATTTAATCAAAGCTATTCGTCAAGTTCTGAAGTTGTTCGTTATTCTACACCAAGCTCTAACAGTGTGCCGCAGCCAACACCAGTGGCAGGTCAGACGTATATTGTAGATACTGATTATAATATAGTTTTTCCTCAAATCGGTAAAGTAAACACTAAAGATGAAAATATCGAAAGTTTCAGATTAAAATTAACGAATCTTGTCGGTGAATACGTAAAGAATCCTGTTATTGATGCACGATTAATCAACTTCAAAGTGTCGGTAATGGGTGAAGTTGCTAGACCCGGAGTTTATGTCGTTCCTGAAGGAAATACTACAGTGCTTGCTGCTTTAGGGTTAGCTGGTGATTTGACGACGTATGGGATCCGTGAAAATGTTTTGATTGTTAGAACGGTAGACGGACAAATTACCCACCATAGAATAAATCTTAACAGTGCGCAGTTTATCAATTCACCGTATTATTACTTAAAGCAGAATGATATGATTTATGTACAGCCTAACGCTAACCGAGAAAAAGCGGCTAGAGTAGATCCAAATACAGGATTGTATATTTCAGTGGCATCAGTTATTGCTTCTTTAGTAATTGGAGTTTTAGCACTTACAAAAAATTAA